The genomic window CTTCCGGCGCCATAGAGGCAATATGCTGTTTGCTTTCCATGAAAAACAAAGTAGTTCCTCCTACGATCAATTTCCATGAAAAAGACCCCGAATGTGACCTTGATTATGTTCCGAATGTGTCAAGATATCATGACGTGAACACAGCCATTTCACTGTCTGCAGGTTTTGGCGGTCAAAACGCTGCAATACTATTTGGTCAAGCATGAAACCGGTAATCACGGGGGTGAGTAAAATAAGCAGCAACAACATCGAATATGCGGCATCCGGTCTTAAAGATTCTATCAGGCAGATGCGATTTGTTAACAGTCTGGAGCAATTGGCTGTTACCGCTGTTGGTATTATGCTGAATGATGCCAAAATAGATATTCCCATTGGGAATTCCAATGTCGGTCTTTTTGTTGGTATTGACGATTCTATAGAAGATATTAAGGATGAGTATTTTGAAGGTATTCTGAATGAGGGTATCCTGGGAGCAAGTCCTTTACTTTTTCCCTATACGACACCGAATTCACTGGCGGCACAGGTATCCATAGCGTTTGATATAAGGGGGGAAAATATCACAATTCCTATACAATATTCATATCGCACGGTACTAGAATATGCGGTTGAATGTATTACCGAAAAATACACCGGAACAGCAATTGCAGGTGGAATTAGAGTACAAGATAAAAATTTATCTATTGGAAATGGTCGATATGTAGCAGAATTTTTTTTACTTGAAGACGTAGACAGCGCAAGAAAACGGGGAGCAACGATATATAACAATGCATGGGAAGGGTTGTGTGAGAGTTTTTGATGCCATTGATAGATATTCCTCAGACGAGATAAAAACTCTTCAGGGAGAATTGCTGACCGAAACCGTCCGGTATGCATACGAGCATTCTCCTTACTACAAAAAAAGATTCGACGAACTTGGTTTACACCCTTTGCATATGAAAGGTATGGAAAGCATCGAAGAGATGCCTTTTACCACGAAGGAAGATGTTCAAAGGGATACATGGGGGTTTCTGGCCGTTCCGAAGCAGGATATTGCAGAAATAGTTTCCACTACGGGAACAACGGGTGATCCTGCATTTATCGCCCTCACACACAATGATCTTGAAAGGCTTGCATGGAATGAGGAAAAGAGCTTCCGGTATGCCGGCGTTGTCAAAGGGGATCTATTCCACATAGCGGTTACCTGTGATAATCTCTTTATAGCCGGAATAGCGTATTACAGAGGACTCATAAATTTGGGCGCCTCTGTTGCACGGATAGGACCGCAAAATACTATCAGGTATCTTGACCTGATAAGAAAATTGAAACCGACAGGTATTGTTGCAGTTCCGTCATTGATACTCCAGAAATTGTGTCGTGCCGGTGAAAATGGCATATCCGTGAAAGATCTTGGTTTAGAAAAGATTGTTCTCATTGGCGATACCGTCAGAAATGCGGATTTTAGCACGAACAGGCTTGGCAGTTTGATCGAGAACGCATTTGGCAGAATTTGTTACTCTACCTATGGGATTACCGAGGCGCACCTGTCATTCTGTGAGTGTCAGGTGCATCGCGGTCTTCACAGCCATCCTGATTTGGTTCTGGTGGAAATAGTCGATGATAACGGCAGAACCCTTTCTGACGGCGAGGTTGGAGAGTTGGTGCTCACTCCATTTCAGATAGAGGGAATGCCACTGATACGGTATAAAACGGGAGACATTACTTTTAAAATGTCAGAACCATGCCCGTGTGGAAGGAATTCTGTCCGCATTGGTCCAATTCTCGGAAGGAAACATCACAAGCTGAAGGTCAAAGGCGTTACGCTCTATCCACAGACCATTGGGAATGCCCTTCTCGATGTAAAGGAAGTGATTAATTATCAGATAGAAGCATATACAGGCGATGATCAGACAGACCACATACTCCTCTGGATTGGCTCCTATAATACCAGGAGAGATTTTCTGGCATCCTTGCATGACGCCATCCATGCCAGGGCCAGGATAACGCCCACAGTAAAAATTGAACGTCCGGAGGAAGTGGAAAAGAGGCTTTTTGAAGGGGGAAGCAGAAAGGCAATTACCTTTAAAGACAGGAGAATTAAATTGTATGAGTAACACGGCAGACATGGTTCACAAACTTGGTTTTGCAGAAGATGAAATTACCGAATGTCTTGAGAAAAGAGGGTTGCTTTCCATCGAATTGGAATTTACAAAAAAATGCAATCTCAGATGTCTTTATTGTTACTCCAGCGCTGGAGATCCCTTTGAGAATGAATTGAATCTTGATGAATTAAAGTCGGTTATATCCCAGGCAAAGGATCTGGGTGTTAAGAAAATAATACTTTTAGGAGGGGGTGAACCTCTGATATATAGCGGCGTAAGGAATATCATAGAGTATATAGATTCACTGGGATTACAGCAGGTGCTCTTTACGAATGGCACTCTCGTCACGAAGGAATGGGCACAGTTCCTTTTTCATAAAAAGGTTACGGTAATTACGAAGAGCAATAGCCTGAACTCCGAAGTTCAGGATATCCTTGCGGGTAGAAAAGGTGTCTTCAGCAATATAAGAAAGGGGTTGAAATTTTTACTGGATGCAGGGTACCCGAATGGAAAGGCGTCGTTAGGAATACAGACCATTATATGCAGGCAGAATATTGCCGAACTTCCGTCTATGTGGATATGGGCGAGAGAAAATCGCATTATTCCTTATTTTGAGATATTGACATATCAGGGTAGGGCAAAAGAAAATACAGACCTGAATGTATCTGTTTCTGAAGTCAAAGCGATATTTGAACGTTTAGAGATGATTGACAGGGAAAGGTTTGGTATTCTATGGGAATCGCGTCCAACCATCGCATCCTTCTCGTGCAAACGCCATTTTTACAGTTGCCTTATTAATTCACAGGGATACGTACAGCCATGCCCGGGCATAGATATGTCTGTTGGAAATATCAGAGAAAAACCTCTGAGAGATATTCTGGAATCCAGTCATGTCATTACGAATCTCAGAAATATCTCCGAAAAGATTGAAGGCGCTTGTAAAACATGTGAGTATCGTTATGAATGTTATGGATGCCGGGGAAATGCGTATCAAATTACCGGCAATTATCTGTCGTCTGACCCGACGTGTTGGCGCTTCAAGAAAAATCACGAATGAAAATCCTGCTTATCTCTACTAATAACGAGAAGTATCCATATCCTGTGGCTCCGATTGGCGCTGCATATATTGCAAAAGCGTTACGAAACAACGGGTATCATGTTAAGATTATCGATCTTTCTTTTGTGGAAGACGATTGTGCGGTTATCAGGGATGTCCTGAAAGATTTTGTCCCCCATGTTATTGGCATATCGATAAGGAATATTGACAATCTCACCTACGGCAAAAGTATTTTCTATATGCCGAGAATTAGACATCTTGTAAACTTCATTAAAAGACACACATCTGTTCCATTAGTAGTTGGTGGCTCTGGTTTCTCTATCTTTCCCGAAGAGGTTTTGAGATATCTCGAATTGGAAACAGGCATTGTTGGAGAAGGAGAAACAGCATTTGCCCTGGTTGTTGGGGCCATTGAAAAGGGCAAGGACCTGGACAATATCCAGAACCTCTGTTATTTAAAAGGTAATAAATTTTACTCCAACAGCATTGCATATACGCAGATTAACAATCGGCCTGACAGATCCCTTTTAAGCAATAGAATGTATTTTGAACTTGGTGGCATGGCCAATATTCAGTCAAAGAGAGGATGTCCATTTCAATGTACGTATTGTACATACCCATGCATTGAAGGCAACAAAATGAGATTGAGAGAACCCATGGATGTCGTGGAAGAACTCAAGGAGATGCGGATTGATTACGGTATTGATTATGTCTTCTTCGTGGATGATATTTTTAATTTCCCGGAGGAGCATGCTGTTGCCATATGCGAAGAAATAGTCAGAACTAAGGTTAAGGTAAACTGGACTTGTTTTGCAACACCCAAAGGCATGACACAGAAACTTGCCGCGCTTATGAAAACGGCCGGCTGTAAAGGGGTCGAATTCGGCTCAGATGCAGGTTCCGAAAAAACACTCAAAGGACTGAGTAAGCATTTTACCCATGATGACATTGCATATGCTGCTGAGTGTTGCGGGGAAATCGGCCTTCCTAATGCCCATTATATTATCATTGGCGGGCCTGGAGAAGACCATGGAACACTGCAAGAAACGTTTGCCTTTTTTGAAAAAATCAATCCAACCGCAGTTATTGCTTTGTTGGGATTGCGAATCTATCCAAATACACGGCTTCATAGTAAATCGATAGAAGACGGTGTAATTGAAAAAGACAGAAATTTGCTTGAACCTGCATTTTATTTATCACCGGAAATGGATACAACTGTAATATTCCGGAATATTGCTGAACATGCAAGGAAACATCAAAACTGGATCGTACCCGGACTTGATATAAGATGTGATACGAATATGTTGGCAGTATTGAGGAAAATGGGCAGGAAAGGTCCATTGTGGGACATGCTCTCGTAAGGCAATAGGTCATATGAAAATGAGCACGCAAAGAGTTGTTCTTGTTACAGGCGGAAGCAAGGGAATAGGAAAGGCAATATCTGCAGCTTTTGCCGCAAATGGAGACACGGTAATTATAAATTATCATACATCATTTGATGAGGCAAATAAAGTGAAGTTGGAATTATTGCCAGGAAATACCTCCGTTTCTCTTGAACGGGCTGATGTATCGGATTATCTGCAAGTAAAACGGATGGTTGCCGATATCCTGGAAAAGTACGGGAAAATCGATGTGGTGGTAAATAATGCCGGTATTGTCAGAGACGGTTTTTTGATGCTTATGTCTGAAAGGGACTGGAATGATGTTATTGCTATAAACCTGAACGGCGTTTTCAACTGTTCAAAGGCCGTATCAGAATCGATGATCAGTCAAAGGAACGGTATAATAATCAATATCGCTTCCTTGAGCGGAATTACGGGACTGTCTGGTCAGGCAAATTATTCAGCTGCCAAAGGCGGCGTTATTGCCTTTACAAAGGCGCTTTCAAAGGAACTTGCGCCTTTTAATATACGGGTTAACGCCGTTGCTCCGGGAGTAATAGAAACGGAAATTGTCGATTCACTTAACGAGAGGGTAAAAAATAATTTTCTCAACGCTATCCCTATGAAAAGATTCGGGAAACCGGATGAGGTTGCATCTGTTGTTAAGTTCCTTGCATCACCGGATGCCGTCTATATCACGGGAGAAACTATTTGCGTTACGGGAGGACTCCATTGATGTCTGACACAATTCTAAAACTGAAAGATCTGCTGATAACAAGATTAAAACTCA from Candidatus Brocadia sp. includes these protein-coding regions:
- a CDS encoding beta-ketoacyl-ACP reductase → MKMSTQRVVLVTGGSKGIGKAISAAFAANGDTVIINYHTSFDEANKVKLELLPGNTSVSLERADVSDYLQVKRMVADILEKYGKIDVVVNNAGIVRDGFLMLMSERDWNDVIAINLNGVFNCSKAVSESMISQRNGIIINIASLSGITGLSGQANYSAAKGGVIAFTKALSKELAPFNIRVNAVAPGVIETEIVDSLNERVKNNFLNAIPMKRFGKPDEVASVVKFLASPDAVYITGETICVTGGLH
- a CDS encoding radical SAM protein; protein product: MSNTADMVHKLGFAEDEITECLEKRGLLSIELEFTKKCNLRCLYCYSSAGDPFENELNLDELKSVISQAKDLGVKKIILLGGGEPLIYSGVRNIIEYIDSLGLQQVLFTNGTLVTKEWAQFLFHKKVTVITKSNSLNSEVQDILAGRKGVFSNIRKGLKFLLDAGYPNGKASLGIQTIICRQNIAELPSMWIWARENRIIPYFEILTYQGRAKENTDLNVSVSEVKAIFERLEMIDRERFGILWESRPTIASFSCKRHFYSCLINSQGYVQPCPGIDMSVGNIREKPLRDILESSHVITNLRNISEKIEGACKTCEYRYECYGCRGNAYQITGNYLSSDPTCWRFKKNHE
- a CDS encoding cobalamin-dependent protein (Presence of a B(12) (cobalamin)-binding domain implies dependence on cobalamin itself, in one of its several forms, or in some unusual lineages, dependence on a cobalamin-like analog.), encoding MKILLISTNNEKYPYPVAPIGAAYIAKALRNNGYHVKIIDLSFVEDDCAVIRDVLKDFVPHVIGISIRNIDNLTYGKSIFYMPRIRHLVNFIKRHTSVPLVVGGSGFSIFPEEVLRYLELETGIVGEGETAFALVVGAIEKGKDLDNIQNLCYLKGNKFYSNSIAYTQINNRPDRSLLSNRMYFELGGMANIQSKRGCPFQCTYCTYPCIEGNKMRLREPMDVVEELKEMRIDYGIDYVFFVDDIFNFPEEHAVAICEEIVRTKVKVNWTCFATPKGMTQKLAALMKTAGCKGVEFGSDAGSEKTLKGLSKHFTHDDIAYAAECCGEIGLPNAHYIIIGGPGEDHGTLQETFAFFEKINPTAVIALLGLRIYPNTRLHSKSIEDGVIEKDRNLLEPAFYLSPEMDTTVIFRNIAEHARKHQNWIVPGLDIRCDTNMLAVLRKMGRKGPLWDMLS
- a CDS encoding AMP-binding protein, translated to MRVFDAIDRYSSDEIKTLQGELLTETVRYAYEHSPYYKKRFDELGLHPLHMKGMESIEEMPFTTKEDVQRDTWGFLAVPKQDIAEIVSTTGTTGDPAFIALTHNDLERLAWNEEKSFRYAGVVKGDLFHIAVTCDNLFIAGIAYYRGLINLGASVARIGPQNTIRYLDLIRKLKPTGIVAVPSLILQKLCRAGENGISVKDLGLEKIVLIGDTVRNADFSTNRLGSLIENAFGRICYSTYGITEAHLSFCECQVHRGLHSHPDLVLVEIVDDNGRTLSDGEVGELVLTPFQIEGMPLIRYKTGDITFKMSEPCPCGRNSVRIGPILGRKHHKLKVKGVTLYPQTIGNALLDVKEVINYQIEAYTGDDQTDHILLWIGSYNTRRDFLASLHDAIHARARITPTVKIERPEEVEKRLFEGGSRKAITFKDRRIKLYE